Within the Vibrio tasmaniensis genome, the region TTGAATTCAATGAAAACTCTCGAGCGTTACAAGCTTCACAACAAGCGTTTGGCAAGACCAAAGACCTGACCTTGTTTAATTATATTTAGCTGTGAACAGTCGTTAATCTGGGGTTAGTTCTCTGCCGTATGTGCTATGCCATACGTGCGAATGATTCTATCGATTGCCGCTTTTTTATTCAAAGTGGCATGTTTAAAAAATAGCGGCAAAAAACGGCAACGAGAGATGTGAATCTCTTATATTCTCGACTTCATACAATTGGCATAGATGATTATCTTTAATTAAACATCTGTTTTTATTGTGATTTTTAAATTATTGCAATTAATTTAAAAAGTTGGCACATAACATGCTTTTGTATTTGTCATAAATGATTAATACAGATCTTAAACCTTATCTAGGGTTTATCGCGTAATACACGGTCAGTGCTTATCCATATGAGAGTAAAGCTGGCCGCTTCGCAGAAATTTTGCGAACTCATAAGGAGAGCAATATGGCTATTAATGTAAGCACTAACGTATCTGCTATGACAGCACAACGATACTTGAATAAATCGTCTAATGAACTAGCGACCTCTATGGAGCGTTTGTCATCAGGCCACAAGATCAACAGTGCAAAAGATGATGCAGCTGGTCTACAAATATCAAACCGTTTAACAGCCCAGTCTCGTGGTCTTGATGTAGCGATGCGTAATGCAAATGATGGTATTTCGATTGCTCAAACTGCAGAAGGCGCGATGAACGAATCAACGAACATACTACAACGTATGCGTGATCTAGCGATTCAGTCATCAAACGGCACCAACTCTCCGGCAGAGCGTCAAGCATTAAACGAAGAGACTATGGCTCTTCAAGATGAGCTTAACCGTATCGCTGAGACCACGGCTTTCGGTGGCCGTCGCTTATTGAACGGCTCATTTGGTGAAGCTTCATTCCAGATTGGTTCAAATTCTGGTGAAGCGATGATCATGGCGCTAACGAGTATTCGTGCGGATGATTTCCGTATGGGTGGAACAACATTCGACACTGAAAACGCTAAAGATAAAAGCTGGGAAGTACCAGTAGCAGCAAAAGATCTTAAGTTTGAATTCAAAACTAAAGCGGGTGAAGAGATTACTCTCGATATAAGCGCCAAAGCCGGCGACGATATCGAAGAACTAGCCACTTACATTAATGGTCAATCTGATTTAATTAACGCATCGGTTACTGATGAAGGTCGCATACAGGTATTTGTTGCCGAGCCAGATTTAGATGGTGAGATGAGAATCTCGGGTGGTTTAGCCTCTGAACTAGGCTTCAAAAATGATGCTCCTGAAGGCCAGGAAACCACAACTACGGCGGATGGCAAAGTTGTACCTGCACCTGCTGTAGGTCGAACGACATTAGTTCAAGATGTCGATTTGAATACTGTAGCGGGTTCACAAAACGCAATCAGTGTCATCGACTCTGCAATGCAGTACGTTGATTCACAGCGTGCTGATTTGGGTGCGAAGCAAAACCGTCTAAGCCACAGTATTAATAACTTGGCAAACGTTCAAGAGAACGTAGACGCTTCAAACAGCCGAATAAAAGATACGGACTTTGCGAAAGAGACAACGCAAATGACCAAAGCTCAAATTCTGCAACAGGCAGGTACATCAATACTTGCTCAAGCAAAACAGTTGCCTAACTCTGCAATATCACTATTGCAATAGTTATTGGTGGAACTCGCTATTCGTGTTCAGACGTGAACCGCTTGGCGAGGGAAACTGGCAAGCATACTTACTATTGGGTGTTTAGCTCTCTCATCTCTCACCTGCTATCCATTTTTACGGTAAGAATGCAACGGCGCGTCGGAAATGTGTTCATTTCTCGATGATCTCCGCACAGGCTCTGACACGCCAACTAGCCCCGGTTCCTTCACAGGAAAAGGGGCTTTTTCCTTTCTACTTCTACATTTTTGTTTTCTTGCTAATCTTCTATCTTCTATCTTTTGAATCCTCAAAACCTCGAATTTACTCATCTGTTTCACGATAAATAACATCACTCTTTGTATAAGAAGCATACCAATCTGCGCTCTTTGGTGACTGTTCTTTTCTCGACCTTGGGTCACGATAATCATGCTTAGTGTGTTTTTTGAACACATTTAAATGCATTCTCAATTGAAGACTGCCACAGTTATAGAAAATGTAAGATTTTAAGTATCTGATAAAATTGATTTTAATATTTAATTTGTGGTTTTTTGAAAGTTTTTCTAAAGCTTCTGAATTTCGAGCCGTTATTAAAAGTAACTTAGAGATAACTACTTGGTTTTCCGAGACGTCGGAAACCGCTATACCGGAAAATCAATTGGAGAAATCACCATGGCAGTGAATGTAAATACCAACGTTTCAGCAATGACAGCACAACGTTACCTAAACAGTGCAAATAGCTCTCAACAAACATCAATGGAGCGCCTATCTTCAGGCTCTAAAATCAACAGCGCAAAAGATGACGCTGCTGGCCTACAAATCTCGAACCGTTTGAATGTTCAGAGTCGCGGTCTTGATGTTGCTGTACGTAATGCTAACGATGGTATCTCTATCGCTCAAACGGCAGAAGGTGCGATGAATGAAACATCGAACATTCTGCAACGTATGCGTGACTTGTCTCTACAATCAACAAACGGTTCAAATACAAAAGCTGACCGTGTTGCAATCCAAGAAGAAGTAACGGCGCTTAACGATGAACTAAATCGTATCGCTGAAACGACATCTTTTGGTGGTAACAAGCTGCTTAACGGTACTCACGGTACTAAATCATTCCAAATTGGTGCGGATAATGGTGAGGCAGTAATGCTTCAACTGAAAGACATGCGTTCTGATAACGACCAAATGGGCGGCAACAGCTACCAATTTACAGAAGCTAAAGGTAAAGATTGGGGTGTAGCAGCTGGTGCGAATGACTTAACCATGTCATTAAAAGATAGCTTCGGTGACCAACGAGAAATCAACATCTCTGCTAAAGCAGGCGATGATATTGAAGAGCTAGCGACTTACATTAACGGTCAACAAGACCTAGTAAAAGCGTCAATTGATGAAGAAGGTAAACTGCAAATCTTCGCTGGTAACAACAAAGTTGATGGGGAAATTGCATTTTCTGGTGCTTTATCAGATGAACTAGGCATGACAGCAGGTGCGAAGCCTGAGGACCCAAAAACGCTAGAGGCTAAGCAAGTTACGGTTGATAGTATCGACGTAACGTCTGTTGGTGGTGCACAAGAATCTGTAGCTGTTATCGATGCGGCACTTAAATATGTAGATAGCCACCGTTCTGAGCTTGGTGCTTTCCAAAACCGTTTCGACCACGCAATTAACAACTTAGACAACATCAACGAAAACGTTAATGCATCTAAGAGCCGTATCAAAGATACCGATTTCGCTAAAGAGACGACTCAGATGACTAAATCTCAGATCCTTTCTCAAGCTTCAAGCTCGATTCTTGCTCAAGCGAAGCAAGCTCCGAACTCGGCACTTAGCCTACTAGGTTAATCGGTTGAAAGGCCACGTTAATGAAAGATGTTAACGTTTGGCTTCCACAAATTAGCTCGTGGTGAGAGATGAGCGCTAAATAAACCCAGCTTCGGCTGGGTTTTTTATTGCCTGTTATTTGGTAAAGGTACATTGGAGTGAAGTAGCGTGTCGGCGAAAAGGAGTAAAAGAGAGAGCAGGGACTTTTTTATGTCAATTATCTGATAGGTATTGATACGCATTGTGCTAAATCCGGCTTTAAAAGATGCCGTGAGATTAATCGAGCTACTTCACGTTTTTTTTAATATTGAAAATAAAACGAAAAAAAATGCATTTTTTATTAAAGCTTCTAGTTAAGGGGCCGTTAAAGGGATTGAGAGAAATGATATGTACCAATGTAAGGTGAGAGAGACACTGGTATATAAAACAAAATTACATGTGTTTTTGTGAGGTGAGAGTCACATAAGTACATGAAAAAAATGCCTAAAGGAGATCAATTATGGCGATTAATGTAAGCACAAATGTGTCTGCAATGACGGCTCAGCGCTACCTAAATAGCGCGGCTGAAGGTACTCAAAAATCAATGGAGCGTTTGTCTTCTGGCTATAAAATTAATAGCGCAAAAGATGATGCTGCAGGCCTACAAATCTCTAACCGCTTAACGTCGCAAAGCCGTGGCCTAGATATGGCTGTAAAAAATGCGAATGATGGTATCTCTATTGCCCAGACAGCTGAAGGCGCAATGAATGAGTCAACCAATATCCTGCAACGAATGCGTGACCTTTCCCTTCAATCTTCAAATGGCTCAAACACGAAATCTGAACGTGTTGCAATCCAAGAAGAAGTCTCTGCTCTAAACAAAGAACTTAACCGTATTGCTGAAACGACCTCTTTTGGTGGTAACAAGCTTTTGAACGGAACTTTCGGTAGTCAATCTTTCCAAATTGGTGCAGATTCTGGTGAAGCAGTAATGCTGACGATGAATAATATGCGTACTGATACTGAAGCGATGGGCGGTAAAAGCTACAGCGTTGCAGAGGGTAAAGATACGTCTTGGCGCGTAGGTGAAGATTCTGTTCTAACGATGAAATACCAAGATCAGTTTGGTGACGTTCAAGATCTGTCGATTACTGCGAAACAAGGTAATGACATGGAAGAACTTGCCACTTACCTAAACGGTCAAAGCCCAGACATACAAGCATCAGTAGGTGAAGGCGGTAAATTACAACTGTTCGCTTCAAGCCAAAAAGTTGATGGCAATGTAGAGTTTGGTGGTTCTCTTGCTGAAGAGTTAGGTCTTGGCTCTGGTAAAGATGCAGAAGGTAAAGAGGTTCCTGGCAGCAGCAAGGCTATCGTAACGGATGTTACTGTTAACGATATTGATGTAACTTCTGTTGCAGGTTCAAACAATGCTGTCTCTATTATTGACGGGGCCTTAAAGTCAGTCGACAGTAATCGTGCTTCTCTTGGTGCATTCCAAAACCGTTTTGACCACGCAATCAGCAACTTAGAAAATATTAACGAAAATGTTAATGCGTCTAAGAGCCGAATCAAAGATACTGATTACGCAAAAGAAACAACGGCAATGACGAAGTCTCAAATCTTACAACAAGCGAGTACTTCTATTTTAGCTCAAGCAAAACAATCACCATCAGCAGCTCTAAGCTTATTGGGCTAAACTTACTTCAGTAAGTAACGGTAAACTCTACTTTGAGTAGGGTTTTACTGTTAGGCTCATAAAGGTGGGAGGGAGAGTGTTATGGAAATATTATCTAACGCATCGAACATCCAGCCTTATGGCTCACCTAATGGCATTAAATTTGCAAGCGATAAAGGTAGTAGTGCGTCGAGCACTTTACAACTGAAAGAAGCAACATCTTATGACAAGGTAGAAAAATCGAAAGAGATGGCTACTGAAGCGGCGATTCAATTAGCTCAACATAGACAAGAGCTGAATGATGCGGAGCGAGTCAAAATGGTGGAGAAGGTCAATGAATTTATATCTTCTCTCAACAAAGGTGTTGCTTTTAAAGTTGATGAAGAGACTGGGAGAGATGTGGTTACCATTTATGAGACCACAACGGGCGATATTATTCGCCAAATTCCCGATGAAGAAATGCTCGAAATTCTAAGGCGCCTAGCAGCCCAAACCTCGAATAGTGGAATATTGGAGGCTAAGGTTTAAGTCGTATTATTGAGGTGGTTTAATGAGTTTTGGCCCAATGGGGATTTCGTCTGGCATGGATATCAATTCCATGGTCAGCAAAATTGTTGATTCGGAGCGTGTGCCTAAACAGCAACAAATCAACAATGAACGAACGCGAATCGATACCAGCATTAGTGCCTATGGAAGACTCAGAGAGTCCCTTGATTCGATGAAGAACCTGATGACAAGCTTTCGCCAGGACAAAGCTTTTGCTGTGCGAACAGTAGAAAGCTCTGATGAGGGGCTTGTTTCTGCAACCGCGACTACCGAAGCTATCGCTGGCAAATATGCCATCGATGTGTTGCAGCTTGCCCAGAGCCATAAAGTGGCTTCTGATGTACTATCAGAGGACATGAGATTTGGCCCTGGTAAGCTGCAGGTTTCGCTTGGTAAAGAGAGCTTCGAGACACAAGTTAGTGCTAACTCAAAACTGCGTGATGTTGTTAGAAGTATTAACAGTGCCGGAGATAATCCGGGTGTCCGAGCTTCTATCATTAATGATAAAGAAGGACCTCGATTAGTCCTCGCTTCAAATATGTCTGGTGAAGACAATCAAATAAAACTCCACGTTGACTCTGAAGATAACAACCCTCTAAAAAAATTAGAATATAAAACCCTATCAGAAAGGCTGAAAGCCTTAGAAGAGGCTCGCTCAGTAGCGCAAGGCGTCTTAGCTGATGCCCCTCCCAAATTGGATGCCGACGGTAACCCTATTCCTGACGGTTTCGCTGTTCCGTTGCGAGACGTTAACGGGAATACTGTATTTGATGTAAACGGTAATCCTATTTATGAAAGAAAAGCGGAATCGGTAGTTGAACCCGAAGATCCTTTCGCTGAATTTGATCGTGACAATTTAACTTATGGCCAAGCAGCTGCAATAGCTGGTCAGAAGGCGCTAGATGCTTCCGCTTTAGCAGCTTCAGGGATGCCAGAAGATACAATCCCTGGGTGGAACAATACCGCTTCAGGCACATTGCTCGATTCTTTTTTTAGGCCTGAACTTGAGCTTGACGAAAAAGCCATAGAGAAAGCAGCTGATATTCCAGGGTGGTCAAATACTGCCGCTGGTACGCTGACGGATTCTTATGTGACTCCCAAAGAAGCGCAGCAGAAACTCGATGCCGAGAAAGCCAGAATAGAAAGTAAATTGGTTGATGAACGTTCTGAGTTAGCGAAGAGAGTTGAAAAAGGTGAACTAACCCCCGAGCAAGCTAAGCAATTAGAGAGAGCGAGGCTATCTCCGGGAGAGCGAACACATTTAGACAAGGTTGATAAAGCTCAAGCTGACCTTGCGCTAGCTCAACAGTCTTTTGACCAATACAGCGGCATGACGGAAGTACAAGCCGGACAAAATTCTATGGTTGTTCTGGATGGCATTGCTCAGCTCTCTAGCAATAATAATGTGATTGAAGATGCCGTTGAAGGTATTGATATTACGGTTAAAGGCAAAACCCCTAAAGATAAGCCGCCAGCAGAGATTGGTGTTGAGTACGACCGCAATCGTGTTCGTGAAGATATTGAAGCGTTTGTTAACTCTTATAATCAGTTTTACCAAGTATCTAAAGACTTAGCGGGTGTCGATCCACTGACTGGTCAAAAAGGCCCTCTTTCTGGTGACAGTACGGTACGCAGTGCAGATTCTCGATTGAAAGGTGTGTTCTCATCAAGTATTGAAGACGCGCCTGACGATATTAAGTCTTTGACTGAGTTTGGCATCACCACAACAAGACAAGGCTCGCTAGAAATTAACTACGATATGCTTGACCGTCAACTCAACAATCACTTTGATAAGTTGGGTGAGTTCTTTGGTGGTAACAATGGCTTTGCTAAAAAAGTCGAAGATGCGATTCAAGGGATCACAGGTGTTACTGGCTCTATCCGTACCAGAGAAAAGAGCCTAGTTGAACAAAACTATCGATTGGTTGATGACCAAGTCGCACTCGATCGCCGTATGGATAGCCTACAGAATCGTACGCACTCTAAGTTCACTGCTATGCAAGATGCGACCAGCAAGATGCAATCTCAATTGGGCAGCATGATGAGTGCAATGGGCTAATAGATGAGCAAACTGCTTCAAGAGCTTTGTGAGCTCGATCAACTAATTATGTCTAAGCTCGAATTTAGTGAAATTAATGCTGAAGAAATAGCGCATCTTGTCGATAACAGAGAACAGTTATTGCAAAACGTGCTTCAATTAATCGATTCATGTCCCGACGTTAAGCAAAGCTCCGAGTGGTTTGAAGCCATTTCGAGAACAAGACAATTGGTCGAACTGATGCAGTCTGAGACTGGTCTAGTAGGTGAAAACTTACATAAATACCGACATGGCGCCAAATCAGTTCAACAATACAAAAAGTTTTTATAGAAGAGGTTTACTATGCGCGGTTCTTTACAGGCATATAAAAAGGTATCAGTGGATAGCCAGCTAACAGCTGCCTCACCGCATAAAATTGTTCAGATGCTAATGGCTGGTGCTATCGAGCGCTTGATTCAAGGTAAAGCGGCAATGCAAGCGGGCAACATCCCGGTGAAAGGTGAGCGACTGAGTAAAGCTCTAGATATCATTATTAGCCTGCGTAGTTGCCTATCAATGGCCGATGGTGGCGACATTGCGAAAAATCTAGATCAACTTTATGAGTTTATGATCACGCAAATTTCTGCTGCAAATCACAAAAATGATCCGCAGCCAATTGATGATGTTATCGATATTATCCGCGAAATTAAGAGCGCTTGGGACCAAATTCCGAATGAATATCACAATTTAACGTCTGCGGATGTAGGTATTTAAAGAAACATCCCAGTTTAAACCAATCGCATATCTCTGAATTGCTTGGTTGCCTTATTTTTATAATCAAATAAAATAGAAGCCATTAGATAGCCTAATGGCTTTTTTCGTTGCTGGTTTCCTAAGTTTGTCCACGTAGACCATAATCATTGATACTTTCTCTGTTTTATCTCTTACGTCGCTTACCATTTTCCGCATCGCACCAAAATAAAGGCAATAATTCCTACTTATGCAAGGTTTGGCAAAACTGCTTGTCGTCGATGATAACGCTCAAAATCGTCACAATTTAAGCACAATATTAGAGTTTGTAGGAGAGAGCTGCGAAGTAATCAGCTCTGAACAAGCACACACAGTCGACTGGTCTCTACAGTGGGCTGGTTGCATCATTGGTTCAATTAAAGCCAAAGGCTTCGCATTACTGAATGAAAAGCTTGTTCACGTTAATCACATCCCGTTACTGGTGATTGGCAAAAACGATTACCCGGTAGAGGAGCTCACTAACTTTGTTGGTGAACTTGAACTTCCTCTTAACTACCCGCAATTAAGTGATGCATTAAGGCACTGTAAAGAATTCTTGGGCCGCAAAGGGGTTCAAATTCTACCTTCGGCACGCAAGAACACATTGTTTCGTAGCCTCGTTGGGCAAAGTGTTAGCATCCAAGAAGTGCGTCACTTGATTGAACAGGTCTCGTCTACTGAAGCTAACGTACTGATTCTTGGCGAGTCAGGAACGGGCAAAGAAGTTGTAGCACGCAATGTTCACTATCATTCTAAACGTCGTTCTGGGCCTTTCGTACCCGTAAATTGTGGCGCGATCCCACCAGACTTGCTCGAAAGTGAATTGTTTGGTCATGAGAAGGGCGCGTTTACTGGTGCAATTACCGCACGTAAGGGCCGTTTTGAATTAGCTGAAGGTGGCACACTGTTTCTTGATGAAATTGGTGATATGCCAATGGCGATGCAAGTTAAATTGCTCCGTGTTTTACAAGAGCGCTGTTTTGAGCGTGTAGGTGGCAATAGCACTATTCAAGCTGATGTTCGAGTGATTGCTGCAACACACCGCAATCTTGAAAGCATGATTGAAGACGATTTATTCCGCGAAGATCTTTACTACCGCTTGAATGTCTTCCCAATTGAAATGCCATCGCTTCAAGACAGAAAAGAAGATGTTCCTCTATTGCTGCAGGAGCTGATGACCAGAATGGAAGCTGAAGGTGGCATGCCAATCTGTTTTACTCCTCGTGCAATCAATTCTTTAATGGAGCATTGCTGGCCGGGCAACGTTCGCGAATTAGCTAATTTGGTTGAGCGAATGGTTATTCTGTATCCAAATAGCTTGGTTGATGTGAATCATCTGCCAACTAAATATAGATACAGTGACATCCCTGAGTTCCAACCTGAGTTTAATAATTTTTCATCCGAGGAAGAGCAAGAGCGAGATGCTCTCTCTGACTTGTTCTCGGAAGACTTCAGTTTTGAGCAGCACGATGAGCTTGCTGACAATGCGAACGCACCTCAAGATTTACCCGCTGAAGGGGTTAATTTGAAAGAGCTGCTCGCTGATATGGAAGTGAATATGATCAATCAAGCGTTGGAGGCTCAGGGTGGTATTGTTGCTCGCGCTGCTGACATGCTTGGAATGCGCAGAACCACTCTGGTTGAAAAAATGCGTAAATATAACTTGCAGCGTTAGTGGCTATTTTTGACGAAAACAAAAACTAGCACACATTTTAGCATTTTAGCATTTTAGCATTTTAGCTTTTTGGCAACTTTAGCTAAACGAACAGATAAACCATAGTCGAGTTGTTGCTTGCTTAACTATGTGATAAATATAGCAAATAGCCTGACTTGTGTTGTACATGTCAGGCTGTTTTAGTATTTGAGGCAAATTTTTGACATGCACCTATCTAACGAACCAGAAAATCAATCACATTTAGATTCTGTTGAGCAACAGGTTGAGCGCTATAAGCAAGTGCTTGATGTGATGCCAGCAGGGGTCATCTTGTTAGATACAGATGGTGAGGTGAGAGAGGCCAATCCTGAAGCGCATCGTATTCTCGGAGTAGAATTGGTTGGTGAGAAGTGGTTTTCGGTAATACAAAATGCCTTTGAACCAAGAGACGATGATGGTCACGAGATCTCATTGAAAAATGGGCGAAAAGTACGTTTGGCCATTTCAGCCTCGACTACCGGGCAGCTTATTTTAATTACCGACCTAACGGAAACTCGTTTATTACAGTCTCGAGTGAGCGATCTTCAGCGTTTATCTTCACTCGGAAGAATGGTCGCTTCGCTTGCTCATCAGGTTCGTACGCCGCTTTCTAGTGCGATGCTGTATGCATCAAACCTTGCCGCGCCAAACTTGCCGCCGGCAACAAAAACGCGTTTCCAATCTAAGCTGATGGATAGACTGCATGATTTAGAGAAACAGGTGAATGACATGTTGTTGTTTGCCAAAGGTGGTGACAATAAGGTGGTTAAGCCATTTACCATCGCGGAATTAATCATCGAGTTTCATCCTATGGTTGAGGCAGCGTTAAAAAGCAACCAGATTGATTATTGTCAGGAAGTTGAAGATGAAGAGACTCAAATGTTTGGCAATGCCAATGCTATCGCTTCTGCTTTAAGTAATCTGGTTTTGAACGCGGTTCAAATTGCGGGTAAGAAATCGCAGATAGATGTGTTTTTTAGACCGGTAAACGGTGAACTTAAGATATCAGTACAAGACAGTGGCCCCGGTGTACCCAAAGAACTTCAAGGTAAAATTATGGAACCTTTCTTTACCACTCGTTCTCAAGGTACAGGTCTAGGTTTAGCTGTTGTACAAATGGTATGTCGAGCACATGACGGTCGGCTGGAATTGATATCAGAAGAAGGCGATGGTGCATGCTTTACCATGTGTCTACCGTTGGAAAGAAGTGCTTCTTCTGAAGACTAATAAGTTTTAACTGAATTTACACTGGAGAATCCTATGGCTCAAAGCAAAGTGTTAATCGTCGAAGATGATGAAGGTCTACGTGAAGCCCTTGTCGATACACTCGCGCTTGCCGGGTATGAATGGCTGGAAGCGGATTGTGCGGAAGATGCTCTGGTAAAATTGAAATCAAACTCCGTAGATATCGTTGTCTCTGATGTACAGATGGCAGGTATGGGCGGTTTAGCATTGCTAAGAAACATCAAGCAGCATTGGCCAAATCTTCCGGTGCTATTGATGACGGCCTATGCCAACATTGAAGATGCGGTCGCGGCAATGAAAGAAGGCGCTATCGATTACATGGCAAAGCCATTTGCGCCAGAAGTGCTGTTAAACATGGTAAGCCGTTACGCTCCCGTAAAGTCGGATGACAATGGCGATGCTATCGTTGCCGATGAGAAAAGTATCAAACTAATGATGCTGGCTGACAAAGTGGCTAAAACCGATGCCAACGTGATGGTGCTAGGGCCAAGTGGTTCTGGTAAAGAAGTCATGTCTCGCTATATTCATAACGCTTCGAGCCGTAAAGACGGTCCGTTTGTTGCGATTAACTGTGCCGCGATTCCAGACAATATGTTGGAAGCGACACTGTTTGGCTACGATAAAGGTGCGTTCACCGGTGCGATTCAAGCTTGCCCTGGCAAATTTGAGCAAGCTCAAGGCGGTACTATTTTGTTGGATGAGATCAGTGAAATGGATCTTAGCCTACAAGCGAAACTACTGCGTGTGTTGCAAGAGCGCGAAGTTGAACGTCTTGGCAGTCGTAAGAGCATCAAACTGGATGTCCGTGTTCTAGCAACCAGTAACCGCGACCTAAAACAGTATGTTTCTGAAGGGAATTTCCGTGAAGATTTATACTACCGACTGAATGTATTTCCAATTACTTGGCCAGCGCTGTGTGAACGTAAAGGCGATATTGAGCCGCTTGCGAAACATTTGGTGGAACGTCATTGCACCAAGCTAGGAATGCCAGTTCCTGTTCTGTCTGAGCAAGCCATTAGTAAACTCGTCAATTATCCGTGGCCGGGAAATGTACGTGAATTGGATAATGTCGTGCAGCGCGCTCTAATTTTGAGTGAGCAAGAAAATATTTCAGGCGAACATATTTTACTTGAAGGTGTTGATTGGCAAGACGCAACTGGCTTGCAGCAAATTGTTGAAGGCAGCAGTGTTGCAGCCCCAGAAATTAAGCCGATTGCTGAAGCGAATCCTATCGGTAAAGTTGCAGCAAGCAGTGAAGGGCTTGGAAATGAGCTTCGAGATCAAGAGTATGCAATTATTCTTGAAACATTGATTGCTTGTCATGGCCGACGTAAAGATATGGCTGAAAAGCTAGGTATTAGCCCTCGTACATTGCGCTATAAATTGGCGAAAATGCGTGATGCTGGAATAGACATTCCAAATTGAACATAAATTAGTAGTGTCAGCTTTCTGACTGGTGTATTACGATAGCTAGTCAAATTGATCCATGGCACGCTAATTGCTCTGTCAATAATAAAGCTAAATAGATAGTCATAATTTTGACTCCTGAGGTAGTAAATGAGAATAGATGGTTTACAAGGCGAAATGCAGGCAATGATGGTTGAAGCTGCCAGCACGCGTCCTGCCGCAACAGGGCAAGCGGTTGGTGCAGATTTTGGCAACATGCTGACTAATGCCATCAATAATGTGAACTCATTACAAAAGACCTCTGGTAATCTTCAAACTCGTTTTGACAGTGGCGATCAAAGCGTGTCTTTATCTGACGTGATGATTGCTCGTAATAAATCTAGCGTAGCTTTTGAAGCGACGATCCAAATTAGAAATAAATTGGTCGAATCGTACAAAGAGCTGATGAATATGCCGGTATAAGTTGGGTAGTAAATAGTGGCAGATAACAGTCAAACAACAGATTTAACCGTAAGCGATA harbors:
- a CDS encoding sigma-54 dependent transcriptional regulator, which produces MQGLAKLLVVDDNAQNRHNLSTILEFVGESCEVISSEQAHTVDWSLQWAGCIIGSIKAKGFALLNEKLVHVNHIPLLVIGKNDYPVEELTNFVGELELPLNYPQLSDALRHCKEFLGRKGVQILPSARKNTLFRSLVGQSVSIQEVRHLIEQVSSTEANVLILGESGTGKEVVARNVHYHSKRRSGPFVPVNCGAIPPDLLESELFGHEKGAFTGAITARKGRFELAEGGTLFLDEIGDMPMAMQVKLLRVLQERCFERVGGNSTIQADVRVIAATHRNLESMIEDDLFREDLYYRLNVFPIEMPSLQDRKEDVPLLLQELMTRMEAEGGMPICFTPRAINSLMEHCWPGNVRELANLVERMVILYPNSLVDVNHLPTKYRYSDIPEFQPEFNNFSSEEEQERDALSDLFSEDFSFEQHDELADNANAPQDLPAEGVNLKELLADMEVNMINQALEAQGGIVARAADMLGMRRTTLVEKMRKYNLQR
- a CDS encoding sensor histidine kinase, which gives rise to MHLSNEPENQSHLDSVEQQVERYKQVLDVMPAGVILLDTDGEVREANPEAHRILGVELVGEKWFSVIQNAFEPRDDDGHEISLKNGRKVRLAISASTTGQLILITDLTETRLLQSRVSDLQRLSSLGRMVASLAHQVRTPLSSAMLYASNLAAPNLPPATKTRFQSKLMDRLHDLEKQVNDMLLFAKGGDNKVVKPFTIAELIIEFHPMVEAALKSNQIDYCQEVEDEETQMFGNANAIASALSNLVLNAVQIAGKKSQIDVFFRPVNGELKISVQDSGPGVPKELQGKIMEPFFTTRSQGTGLGLAVVQMVCRAHDGRLELISEEGDGACFTMCLPLERSASSED
- a CDS encoding sigma-54-dependent transcriptional regulator, which codes for MAQSKVLIVEDDEGLREALVDTLALAGYEWLEADCAEDALVKLKSNSVDIVVSDVQMAGMGGLALLRNIKQHWPNLPVLLMTAYANIEDAVAAMKEGAIDYMAKPFAPEVLLNMVSRYAPVKSDDNGDAIVADEKSIKLMMLADKVAKTDANVMVLGPSGSGKEVMSRYIHNASSRKDGPFVAINCAAIPDNMLEATLFGYDKGAFTGAIQACPGKFEQAQGGTILLDEISEMDLSLQAKLLRVLQEREVERLGSRKSIKLDVRVLATSNRDLKQYVSEGNFREDLYYRLNVFPITWPALCERKGDIEPLAKHLVERHCTKLGMPVPVLSEQAISKLVNYPWPGNVRELDNVVQRALILSEQENISGEHILLEGVDWQDATGLQQIVEGSSVAAPEIKPIAEANPIGKVAASSEGLGNELRDQEYAIILETLIACHGRRKDMAEKLGISPRTLRYKLAKMRDAGIDIPN
- the fliE gene encoding flagellar hook-basal body complex protein FliE, translated to MRIDGLQGEMQAMMVEAASTRPAATGQAVGADFGNMLTNAINNVNSLQKTSGNLQTRFDSGDQSVSLSDVMIARNKSSVAFEATIQIRNKLVESYKELMNMPV